One part of the Tunicatimonas pelagia genome encodes these proteins:
- a CDS encoding alpha/beta fold hydrolase: protein MKLHYRTLGEGPPVIILHGIFGTSDNWQTFGKQLATDYQVFLIDQRNHGLSPHSNTFDYPAMAEDLHEFIQQHQLESPIILGHSMGGKAAMFYATTHPNEFDKLIVVDIAPRSYPVHHQHILSAMSGVDLASASSRRDIEDQLKPHLPDFGVRQFIMKNLKREDNNSFSWKLNLSAIQDNIENVGVAVDTAAPVEKTVLFVRGEKSDYIRPEDEALIQQIFPQASVITIENAGHWVHAEQPEALYKALMKFLG from the coding sequence ATGAAACTGCACTACCGCACCCTGGGCGAAGGCCCACCTGTTATTATTTTACACGGTATTTTTGGCACCTCCGACAATTGGCAAACCTTCGGCAAGCAATTGGCTACCGACTACCAAGTGTTTCTGATCGACCAGCGTAACCACGGGCTTTCTCCGCACAGCAATACCTTTGATTATCCGGCAATGGCGGAAGATCTGCACGAATTCATTCAGCAGCACCAACTAGAGAGTCCTATTATTTTAGGACACTCTATGGGAGGCAAAGCCGCGATGTTTTACGCAACAACGCATCCGAATGAATTTGATAAATTGATTGTGGTAGACATTGCGCCTCGCTCCTACCCGGTTCATCATCAGCATATTTTATCGGCCATGAGCGGGGTTGATTTAGCCTCAGCCAGCAGCCGAAGAGACATAGAAGATCAGCTCAAGCCTCACTTACCTGATTTTGGGGTGCGGCAGTTCATTATGAAAAACTTGAAGCGGGAAGATAATAATTCTTTTTCGTGGAAGCTCAACCTATCGGCTATTCAAGACAATATAGAAAATGTGGGTGTCGCAGTAGATACGGCAGCACCTGTAGAGAAAACTGTTTTGTTTGTCCGAGGAGAAAAGTCAGACTACATTCGACCGGAAGATGAAGCGTTAATCCAGCAGATTTTTCCGCAGGCTTCGGTCATCACAATAGAAAACGCCGGACATTGGGTTCATGCCGAGCAACCAGAAGCACTTTACAAAGCACTGATGAAATTTTTGGGATAG
- a CDS encoding DUF6713 family protein yields the protein MIAFYLSMAFLTVHELDAVRCKKWRILPGLSSLNDEYGMLVFNFAHIPLFIWIFYNLSSLQIESTSSFRTGFDIFSIIHVGLHTLLLRNPNNEFKDWASWVLIIGAAAFGFIDLLFR from the coding sequence ATGATCGCTTTTTACCTTAGTATGGCCTTCTTAACGGTTCATGAGTTAGATGCGGTTAGGTGTAAGAAGTGGAGAATATTGCCCGGGCTCTCCTCACTAAATGATGAGTACGGCATGTTAGTATTTAATTTTGCTCATATCCCTTTGTTTATTTGGATTTTCTATAACCTTTCTAGCCTTCAAATCGAGTCAACTAGTTCATTTAGAACAGGCTTTGATATATTTTCAATAATCCATGTAGGACTGCATACGTTGCTGTTACGAAACCCAAATAATGAATTTAAGGATTGGGCATCTTGGGTATTAATTATTGGAGCAGCAGCTTTCGGATTTATCGATTTGTTGTTCAGGTAA
- a CDS encoding DUF2905 domain-containing protein translates to MGVILIVVGMVIVLFGLFFYFSDGIPMIGKLPGDIRIKRENFTFYFPLATSILLSVVISLVIYFIRRFS, encoded by the coding sequence ATGGGGGTAATACTTATTGTAGTCGGAATGGTGATTGTGCTTTTCGGACTGTTCTTCTATTTTTCAGATGGTATTCCGATGATCGGGAAATTGCCGGGAGATATTCGTATTAAGCGTGAGAACTTTACTTTCTATTTTCCATTAGCAACCAGTATTCTGTTGAGTGTAGTAATCTCGTTAGTGATTTATTTTATTCGGCGGTTTAGTTGA
- a CDS encoding SAM-dependent methyltransferase gives MHDASSKGIIYLIPTVIAADTQAQVLAPQIREIANRLTYFLVENVRTARRFLSSLSIQTPISELQFELLSKKTAATDLPGLMKPALSGQDIGIMSEAGCPGVADPGARAVAYAHQQNLRVVPLVGPSSILLALMASGFSGQSFTFQGYLPIDKTQRIQAIKRLEKQSQHHRQTQIFMETPYRNNQLLADVVKHCQPKTLICVAKNINGSDEYIKTQPVHTWQKNLPDLHKVPTVFLLYSVR, from the coding sequence ATGCATGACGCTTCATCAAAAGGTATTATCTACCTAATTCCCACCGTAATCGCAGCGGACACTCAGGCTCAGGTCTTAGCACCACAAATTCGGGAAATTGCTAACCGGCTCACCTATTTCCTGGTAGAAAATGTGCGAACGGCTCGTCGTTTTTTAAGTTCCTTATCCATTCAAACTCCCATTAGCGAACTTCAGTTTGAACTACTTAGCAAAAAAACGGCAGCTACAGATTTACCCGGTCTAATGAAACCCGCTTTATCTGGCCAAGACATTGGCATTATGTCGGAAGCAGGTTGTCCGGGGGTAGCTGATCCGGGAGCGCGAGCGGTGGCTTACGCTCATCAACAAAATTTACGAGTGGTTCCTCTAGTTGGTCCGTCTTCCATCCTACTGGCCTTGATGGCATCTGGCTTTAGCGGGCAATCGTTTACTTTTCAGGGCTATTTACCGATTGATAAAACCCAGCGTATTCAAGCAATTAAACGATTAGAAAAGCAATCGCAACACCATCGGCAAACCCAGATATTTATGGAAACGCCGTACCGAAATAATCAGCTATTAGCCGATGTAGTAAAGCACTGCCAACCCAAAACCTTGATCTGTGTCGCTAAAAACATCAATGGTTCCGACGAGTACATTAAAACACAACCCGTTCACACTTGGCAAAAGAACTTACCAGACTTACATAAAGTACCTACCGTATTTTTGCTGTATTCGGTTAGGTAA